A genome region from Tursiops truncatus isolate mTurTru1 chromosome 15, mTurTru1.mat.Y, whole genome shotgun sequence includes the following:
- the SRL gene encoding sarcalumenin isoform X1, translating to MKALVLLCCFVASLLLPGQAELQVSASGGTEDVGSLLENHFSAGDPSLEEKERALQAEASPGETNPLLHPTDGREAGGSEKTAAGAPATNRLGSDPEASLSKASASESAPPGEPAGSGEEDTGPPGASALPPGGEGAPGEEGAPEFSSGEGPGLEAEGQAGSGEVSEEAAEALGDDPAQEAAAGPPEPEDSGDSPSKEVETGREGSPGPGQEPELPDGVADLDAEAAEGAEDQGEPSPSPASDTRAEVGGAQEDRPAEGMPEDHEDAASYEEEGGEESEEDSGDGASSEEAGGSSEEEEAGEEVVEGAQEAAGSASSGEEGARPSAEELHAGPEGAEAQEPKEEGPQEEAEDVSEETPLRDRSHIEKTLMLNEDKPTDDYSVVLQRLRKIYHSSIKPLEQSYKYNELRQHEITDGEITSKPMVLFLGPWSVGKSTMINYLLGLENTRYQLYTGAEPTTSEFTVLMHGPKLKTIEGIVMAADSARSFSPLEKFGQNFLEKLIGIEVPHKLLERVTFVDTPGIIENRKQQERGYPFNDVCQWFIDRADLIFVVFDPTKLDVGLELEMLFRQLKGRESQIRIILNKADNLAMQMLMRVYGALFWSLAPLINVTEPPRVYVSSFWPYDYKPDTHWDLFLREEISLLEDLNQVIENRLENKIAFIRQHAIRVRIHALLVDRYLQTYKDKMTFFSDGELVFKDIVEDPDKFYIFKTILAKTNVSKFDLPNREAYKDFFGINPISSFKLLSQQCSYMGGCFLDKIERAITQELPSLLGSLGLGKNPGALNCDKTGCGETPKNRYRKP from the exons AACTGCAAGTTTCCGCTTCGGGTGGCACAGAAGATGTTGGCAGTTTGTTGGAGAATCATTTCTCTGCTGGAGACCCAAGTctagaggagaaggaaagggcgCTTCAGGCAGAAGCGTCCCCTGGAGAGACGAACCCGCTCCTTCACCCCACAGatggcagggaggctgggggctcGGAGAAGACAGCCGCCGGGGCCCCCGCCACCAACCGCCTGGGCTCTGATCCTGAAGCCAGCCTCTCCAAAGCCTCAGCCTCCGAGTCAGCTCCCCCCGGGGAACCTGCGGGGTCTGGGGAGGAAGATACGGGCCCACCTGGAGCAAGCGCCCTtcccccaggaggggagggggcgcccGGGGAGGAGGGGGCGCCAGAGTTCAGCTCAGGAGAGGGCCCAGGACTGGAGGCGGAGGGACAAGCTGGGAGTGGCGAGGTCTCCGAGGAAGCCGCGGAGGCGCTAGGGGACGACCCCGCgcaggaagcagcagcagggCCCCCAGAGCCTGAAGACTCAGGGGACTCTCCCAGCAAGGAGGTCGAGACAGGAAGGGAGGGCAGCCCAGGGCCCGGTCAGGAGCCAGAATTGCCAGATGGAGTCGCGGACTTGGACGCAGAAGCCGCGGAGGGGGCGGAGGACCAGGgggagcccagccccagcccagcgtCGGACACGCGCGCAGAGGTGGGGGGTGCGCAGGAGGACCGCCCCGCAGAGGGGATGCCCGAGGACCATGAGGACGCGGCCTCCTACGAAGAAGAGGGGGGCGAAGAATCCGAAGAGGACAGCGGCGACGGGGCTAGTTCGGAAGAAGCAGGGGGCTCCTCGGAAGAGGAAGAAGCCGGGGAGGAAGTCGTGGAAGGAGCCCAGGAAGCGGCGGGAAGCGCGAGCAGCGGGGAGGAGGGGGCCCGACCGAGCGCTGAGGAGTTGCACGCGGGGCCCGAGGGGGCCGAGGCGCAGGAGCCCAAGGAGGAGGGGCCTCAGG AAGAGGCGGAAGATGTGAGTGAGGAAACCCCGCTGAGGGACCGCTCCCACATTGAGAAAACTCTGATGCTGAATGAGGACAAGCCAACTGATGATTACTCTG TGGTGCTGCAGCGGCTTCGAAAGATCTACCACTCATCCATCAAGCCCCTGGAGCAGTCTTACAAATACAATGAGCTTCGGCAGCACGAGATCACAG ATGGAGAAATCACATCCAAGCCAATGGTGCTGTTCCTGGGACCGTGGAGTGTTGGCAAATCCACCATGATAAACTATCTCCTTGGGCTGGAAAACACTCGCTACCAGCTCTATACAG GCGCCGAGCCCACCACCTCCGAGTTCACGGTCCTCATGCACGGGCCCAAGTTGAAGACCATCGAGGGTATCGTCATGGCTGCTGACAGTGCCCGGTCATTCTCGCCCCTTGAGAAGTTTGGCCAGAATTTCCTGGAGAAGCTGATCGGCATTGAGGTTCCCCACAAACTTCTGGAGCGGGTCACATTTGTGGATACGCCAGGCATCATCGAGAACCGCAAGCAACAAGAAAGAG GTTACCCGTTCAACGACGTGTGCCAGTGGTTCATCGACAGAGCGGACCTCATCTTTGTTGTCTTTGACCCAACCAAGCTGGACGTGGGTCTGGAGCTGGAGATGCTCTTCCGCCAGCTGAAGGGGCGCGAGTCCCAAATAAGGATCATCCTGAACAAAGCCGACAACCTGGCCATGCAGATGCTCATGAGGGTCTATGGGGCCCTCTTCTGGAGCCTGGCCCCGCTCATCAACGTCACGGAGCCCCCAAGGGTGTACGTCAGCTCCTTCTGGCCATATGACTACAAGCCCGACACCCACTGGGACCTGTTTCTCAGGGAAGAGATCTCCCTCCTGGAAGACCTGAATCAGGTGATTGAGAACAGGCTGGAGAACAAGATTGCCTTCATCCGCCAGCATGCCATCCGGGTCCGCATTCACGCCCTCCTGGTCGACCGCTACCTGCAGACGTACAAGGACAAAATGACCTTCTTCAGTGATGGGGAACTGGTCTTTAAGGACATCGTGGAAGACCCTGATAAATTCTACATCTTCAAGACCATCCTGGCAAAGACCAACGTCAGCAAATTTGACCTTCCCAACCGCGAGGCCTATAAGGACTTCTTTGGCATCAACCCTATCTCCAGTTTCAAGCTCCTGTCCCAGCAGTGTTCCTACATGGGAGGTTGCTTTCTGGATAAGATTGAGCGGGCCATCACCCAGGAGCTCCCCAGCCTCCTGGGAAGCCTTGGGCTGGGGAAGAATCCAGGTGCTCTCAACTGTGACAAAACAGGGTGTGGTGAAACCCCAAAGAATCGCTATAGGAAACCCTAG
- the SRL gene encoding sarcalumenin isoform X3: MKALVLLCCFVASLLLPGQAEEAEDVSEETPLRDRSHIEKTLMLNEDKPTDDYSVVLQRLRKIYHSSIKPLEQSYKYNELRQHEITDGEITSKPMVLFLGPWSVGKSTMINYLLGLENTRYQLYTGAEPTTSEFTVLMHGPKLKTIEGIVMAADSARSFSPLEKFGQNFLEKLIGIEVPHKLLERVTFVDTPGIIENRKQQERGYPFNDVCQWFIDRADLIFVVFDPTKLDVGLELEMLFRQLKGRESQIRIILNKADNLAMQMLMRVYGALFWSLAPLINVTEPPRVYVSSFWPYDYKPDTHWDLFLREEISLLEDLNQVIENRLENKIAFIRQHAIRVRIHALLVDRYLQTYKDKMTFFSDGELVFKDIVEDPDKFYIFKTILAKTNVSKFDLPNREAYKDFFGINPISSFKLLSQQCSYMGGCFLDKIERAITQELPSLLGSLGLGKNPGALNCDKTGCGETPKNRYRKP, translated from the exons AAGAGGCGGAAGATGTGAGTGAGGAAACCCCGCTGAGGGACCGCTCCCACATTGAGAAAACTCTGATGCTGAATGAGGACAAGCCAACTGATGATTACTCTG TGGTGCTGCAGCGGCTTCGAAAGATCTACCACTCATCCATCAAGCCCCTGGAGCAGTCTTACAAATACAATGAGCTTCGGCAGCACGAGATCACAG ATGGAGAAATCACATCCAAGCCAATGGTGCTGTTCCTGGGACCGTGGAGTGTTGGCAAATCCACCATGATAAACTATCTCCTTGGGCTGGAAAACACTCGCTACCAGCTCTATACAG GCGCCGAGCCCACCACCTCCGAGTTCACGGTCCTCATGCACGGGCCCAAGTTGAAGACCATCGAGGGTATCGTCATGGCTGCTGACAGTGCCCGGTCATTCTCGCCCCTTGAGAAGTTTGGCCAGAATTTCCTGGAGAAGCTGATCGGCATTGAGGTTCCCCACAAACTTCTGGAGCGGGTCACATTTGTGGATACGCCAGGCATCATCGAGAACCGCAAGCAACAAGAAAGAG GTTACCCGTTCAACGACGTGTGCCAGTGGTTCATCGACAGAGCGGACCTCATCTTTGTTGTCTTTGACCCAACCAAGCTGGACGTGGGTCTGGAGCTGGAGATGCTCTTCCGCCAGCTGAAGGGGCGCGAGTCCCAAATAAGGATCATCCTGAACAAAGCCGACAACCTGGCCATGCAGATGCTCATGAGGGTCTATGGGGCCCTCTTCTGGAGCCTGGCCCCGCTCATCAACGTCACGGAGCCCCCAAGGGTGTACGTCAGCTCCTTCTGGCCATATGACTACAAGCCCGACACCCACTGGGACCTGTTTCTCAGGGAAGAGATCTCCCTCCTGGAAGACCTGAATCAGGTGATTGAGAACAGGCTGGAGAACAAGATTGCCTTCATCCGCCAGCATGCCATCCGGGTCCGCATTCACGCCCTCCTGGTCGACCGCTACCTGCAGACGTACAAGGACAAAATGACCTTCTTCAGTGATGGGGAACTGGTCTTTAAGGACATCGTGGAAGACCCTGATAAATTCTACATCTTCAAGACCATCCTGGCAAAGACCAACGTCAGCAAATTTGACCTTCCCAACCGCGAGGCCTATAAGGACTTCTTTGGCATCAACCCTATCTCCAGTTTCAAGCTCCTGTCCCAGCAGTGTTCCTACATGGGAGGTTGCTTTCTGGATAAGATTGAGCGGGCCATCACCCAGGAGCTCCCCAGCCTCCTGGGAAGCCTTGGGCTGGGGAAGAATCCAGGTGCTCTCAACTGTGACAAAACAGGGTGTGGTGAAACCCCAAAGAATCGCTATAGGAAACCCTAG
- the SRL gene encoding sarcalumenin isoform X2, with product MKALVLLCCFVASLLLPGQAELQVSASGGTEDVGSLLENHFSAGDPSLEEKERALQAEASPGETNPLLHPTDGREAGGSEKTAAGAPATNRLGSDPEASLSKASASESAPPGEPAGSGEEDTGPPGASALPPGGEGAPGEEGAPEFSSGEGPGLEAEGQAGSGEVSEEAAEALGDDPAQEAAAGPPEPEDSGDSPSKEVETGREGSPGPGQEPELPDGVADLDAEAAEGAEDQGEPSPSPASDTRAEVGGAQEDRPAEGMPEDHEDAASYEEEGGEESEEDSGDGASSEEAGGSSEEEEAGEEVVEGAQEAAGSASSGEEGARPSAEELHAGPEGAEAQEPKEEGPQEAEDVSEETPLRDRSHIEKTLMLNEDKPTDDYSVVLQRLRKIYHSSIKPLEQSYKYNELRQHEITDGEITSKPMVLFLGPWSVGKSTMINYLLGLENTRYQLYTGAEPTTSEFTVLMHGPKLKTIEGIVMAADSARSFSPLEKFGQNFLEKLIGIEVPHKLLERVTFVDTPGIIENRKQQERGYPFNDVCQWFIDRADLIFVVFDPTKLDVGLELEMLFRQLKGRESQIRIILNKADNLAMQMLMRVYGALFWSLAPLINVTEPPRVYVSSFWPYDYKPDTHWDLFLREEISLLEDLNQVIENRLENKIAFIRQHAIRVRIHALLVDRYLQTYKDKMTFFSDGELVFKDIVEDPDKFYIFKTILAKTNVSKFDLPNREAYKDFFGINPISSFKLLSQQCSYMGGCFLDKIERAITQELPSLLGSLGLGKNPGALNCDKTGCGETPKNRYRKP from the exons AACTGCAAGTTTCCGCTTCGGGTGGCACAGAAGATGTTGGCAGTTTGTTGGAGAATCATTTCTCTGCTGGAGACCCAAGTctagaggagaaggaaagggcgCTTCAGGCAGAAGCGTCCCCTGGAGAGACGAACCCGCTCCTTCACCCCACAGatggcagggaggctgggggctcGGAGAAGACAGCCGCCGGGGCCCCCGCCACCAACCGCCTGGGCTCTGATCCTGAAGCCAGCCTCTCCAAAGCCTCAGCCTCCGAGTCAGCTCCCCCCGGGGAACCTGCGGGGTCTGGGGAGGAAGATACGGGCCCACCTGGAGCAAGCGCCCTtcccccaggaggggagggggcgcccGGGGAGGAGGGGGCGCCAGAGTTCAGCTCAGGAGAGGGCCCAGGACTGGAGGCGGAGGGACAAGCTGGGAGTGGCGAGGTCTCCGAGGAAGCCGCGGAGGCGCTAGGGGACGACCCCGCgcaggaagcagcagcagggCCCCCAGAGCCTGAAGACTCAGGGGACTCTCCCAGCAAGGAGGTCGAGACAGGAAGGGAGGGCAGCCCAGGGCCCGGTCAGGAGCCAGAATTGCCAGATGGAGTCGCGGACTTGGACGCAGAAGCCGCGGAGGGGGCGGAGGACCAGGgggagcccagccccagcccagcgtCGGACACGCGCGCAGAGGTGGGGGGTGCGCAGGAGGACCGCCCCGCAGAGGGGATGCCCGAGGACCATGAGGACGCGGCCTCCTACGAAGAAGAGGGGGGCGAAGAATCCGAAGAGGACAGCGGCGACGGGGCTAGTTCGGAAGAAGCAGGGGGCTCCTCGGAAGAGGAAGAAGCCGGGGAGGAAGTCGTGGAAGGAGCCCAGGAAGCGGCGGGAAGCGCGAGCAGCGGGGAGGAGGGGGCCCGACCGAGCGCTGAGGAGTTGCACGCGGGGCCCGAGGGGGCCGAGGCGCAGGAGCCCAAGGAGGAGGGGCCTCAGG AGGCGGAAGATGTGAGTGAGGAAACCCCGCTGAGGGACCGCTCCCACATTGAGAAAACTCTGATGCTGAATGAGGACAAGCCAACTGATGATTACTCTG TGGTGCTGCAGCGGCTTCGAAAGATCTACCACTCATCCATCAAGCCCCTGGAGCAGTCTTACAAATACAATGAGCTTCGGCAGCACGAGATCACAG ATGGAGAAATCACATCCAAGCCAATGGTGCTGTTCCTGGGACCGTGGAGTGTTGGCAAATCCACCATGATAAACTATCTCCTTGGGCTGGAAAACACTCGCTACCAGCTCTATACAG GCGCCGAGCCCACCACCTCCGAGTTCACGGTCCTCATGCACGGGCCCAAGTTGAAGACCATCGAGGGTATCGTCATGGCTGCTGACAGTGCCCGGTCATTCTCGCCCCTTGAGAAGTTTGGCCAGAATTTCCTGGAGAAGCTGATCGGCATTGAGGTTCCCCACAAACTTCTGGAGCGGGTCACATTTGTGGATACGCCAGGCATCATCGAGAACCGCAAGCAACAAGAAAGAG GTTACCCGTTCAACGACGTGTGCCAGTGGTTCATCGACAGAGCGGACCTCATCTTTGTTGTCTTTGACCCAACCAAGCTGGACGTGGGTCTGGAGCTGGAGATGCTCTTCCGCCAGCTGAAGGGGCGCGAGTCCCAAATAAGGATCATCCTGAACAAAGCCGACAACCTGGCCATGCAGATGCTCATGAGGGTCTATGGGGCCCTCTTCTGGAGCCTGGCCCCGCTCATCAACGTCACGGAGCCCCCAAGGGTGTACGTCAGCTCCTTCTGGCCATATGACTACAAGCCCGACACCCACTGGGACCTGTTTCTCAGGGAAGAGATCTCCCTCCTGGAAGACCTGAATCAGGTGATTGAGAACAGGCTGGAGAACAAGATTGCCTTCATCCGCCAGCATGCCATCCGGGTCCGCATTCACGCCCTCCTGGTCGACCGCTACCTGCAGACGTACAAGGACAAAATGACCTTCTTCAGTGATGGGGAACTGGTCTTTAAGGACATCGTGGAAGACCCTGATAAATTCTACATCTTCAAGACCATCCTGGCAAAGACCAACGTCAGCAAATTTGACCTTCCCAACCGCGAGGCCTATAAGGACTTCTTTGGCATCAACCCTATCTCCAGTTTCAAGCTCCTGTCCCAGCAGTGTTCCTACATGGGAGGTTGCTTTCTGGATAAGATTGAGCGGGCCATCACCCAGGAGCTCCCCAGCCTCCTGGGAAGCCTTGGGCTGGGGAAGAATCCAGGTGCTCTCAACTGTGACAAAACAGGGTGTGGTGAAACCCCAAAGAATCGCTATAGGAAACCCTAG